Genomic DNA from uncultured Methanospirillum sp.:
CGCTGATATGGCAGAGCAGGCACTCTCACAGGCAGTTGACGAGCACATCGATAACAGTAAGGAGGTTATTGATTATATTGAAAAGCTTGAGGTGAAGATTCGCTCCTGGAACATGGAAGATATCAGGGAGTTCAAGACGATGATCACTGAGATGCGTGCTCTTCTTCAGAAACACTTCCAGGTACAGATTGAGAACTTCATGAACATGAACCGGATACCGTCAGCAAAAGTTCCTGATGTTCTCAGAAAAGCATACCGGATTGTTGGTGTTGACAAACGTGGATATGCCCTTTATGGCCCTGAAATGGATAAGATCGCCCACATCAATAAGATTACTGAACACTATAAACAGAGGGTTGCAGCCTGCCAGCCACAGCCTGAAAAGAAATAACTCTTCTTCCGTTTTGAGATATTTGCCTCTTCACAATCCTGCCAGTTTTTTAAGCAGCATGATCGTCCCTGCTTTGTCAAGGGGCTGGTTGTCGTTACCACACTTTGGTGAGTGGATGCATGCCGGACATCCTGATGCACATCTGCATTCTGCAACAAGATTCGCAGCAATTCTGGATATATCTCCGAAGAGTTCGTATGCACGCTCCGCAAGTCCCACTCCCCCTTCATATCCATCATAGATGTAAATCGTTGATGATCCGGTCTGGTGATCTATTGCGGTTGAGAGACCTCCGAGATCCCACCGGTCACAGAGGACAAAGAACGGGGTCATGGCAATCAGGGCATGTTCTGCACCGTGAAGGGTCCCAGGGATGTCACAGGTTTCGTTGCTGATCTTTGCTATGATCTCCTGATCAATAACCATCCATAACGCCGTGGTCGTAAAAGTTATCGGTGGAAGAGTAAGGGGTTCTGATCCAATTGTGGTCTGCCTGATGATCTTGCGATATCCGCTGTAGGACTCTGATACCTCTACCTCTCCGAAATGGAGCAGTGCACCAGGAATCGGTTTTGATGCAGAATCTTTTACGATCGTTACTGTTGTCTGCTGATTTGGCCTGGTATAATACTCCACATCTGCTGCATCTGCAAGGATCCGGTGATGCTCATGATCCCATCTGCTGACCAGGTACTTCTCGCCCTGGTGCATGATGACCGCCCCCGGATGGGCCTCTCTACAGGCCTGGCCGAGATCCACCGTCTCAAGCACTCTTCCCTTCTCTTCTATCGTCCAGGTCTCCCCGGTACCGGAGAGAGAAACCAGTTCAACCGCACGTTTTCGCCCTGAGTACACAAAGCCGCGGTTGGTTTTAGTCAGCAGCCCTGCACCGGTAAGGGCATCGAGGTGATTCTCCATCCCGCTTCCAAACCACTGAAGGTCACTGGCAGGACTCAAAGGGAGTTCTGCAGCAGCACAGAGGAGTTGTCCAGAGAGAATATACGGATTTTTTGTTGTGATGATCGCGTGCTCGTGTGATGAGCCGAAGAACTCCTCAGGATGATCCATAAAGTATTGGTCGAGAGGGTTCTGAAAGCTGACAAGTATTGCAAGCGACGGGCCCGCCCCTCGTCCTGCCCTTCCGGTCTGTTGCCAGGTCGACATCATGGTCCCGGGATACCCTGTCATCACAACCGCATCAAGGGATCCGATATCGATACCGAGCTCAAGGGCGTTTGTAGAAACGATCCCTTTCAACTCTCCGCTCTTTAGTCGATGCTCAAGGTTTCTCCGCTCTTCAGGAAGATAACCGGCACGATATGCAGCAATTTTTCCGGTCTTGTCGGGTCCACCCTCACTCAACCGTTCTCTCGCCCAGGTAGTCACTACCTCGGTCATCTTCCGTGAACCCGTGAAGCAGAGGGTCTGGAGCCCGGTCTCTACCAAAGATGCGAGCAGAGTTGCACTCTCGGTGTAGACTGACTTTTCAGCAAATCCTCCGGTGTACGGGTTGTAGAGTATGAAGTACCGAACCCCTGCAGGTGCCCCTGATTCATCGATGACCTGAAATTCGCGCCCTGTCAGTTCCTTTGCAAACTCATGAGGATTTGCAAGGGTTGCAGAGGAGAGGAAGAAGGTCGGGTGCGATCCGTAATGTGCACAGATCCGGAGCAGCCTTCTGATCAGGAGTGCCATGTGACTGCCATAGATTCCGCGGTACTGGTGTGCCTCATCTATGATGATGTATTTCAGATGTGAGAAGAAGACCGACCACTGATGATG
This window encodes:
- a CDS encoding DEAD/DEAH box helicase gives rise to the protein MSVADFLDLIAENPRFSRYIAHIRIIPGHDPIFGDVRDQLNEPLQKYLNDIGIRLYAHQAKAIDAVGTGQDTILCTPTASGKTLAFMLPFCRMRIQDPSATALAIYPAKALTRDQLANAKAISEATGISLYPAIYDGDTPRHDRPAIRSKAGLVLTNPHEIHHILPWHHQWSVFFSHLKYIIIDEAHQYRGIYGSHMALLIRRLLRICAHYGSHPTFFLSSATLANPHEFAKELTGREFQVIDESGAPAGVRYFILYNPYTGGFAEKSVYTESATLLASLVETGLQTLCFTGSRKMTEVVTTWARERLSEGGPDKTGKIAAYRAGYLPEERRNLEHRLKSGELKGIVSTNALELGIDIGSLDAVVMTGYPGTMMSTWQQTGRAGRGAGPSLAILVSFQNPLDQYFMDHPEEFFGSSHEHAIITTKNPYILSGQLLCAAAELPLSPASDLQWFGSGMENHLDALTGAGLLTKTNRGFVYSGRKRAVELVSLSGTGETWTIEEKGRVLETVDLGQACREAHPGAVIMHQGEKYLVSRWDHEHHRILADAADVEYYTRPNQQTTVTIVKDSASKPIPGALLHFGEVEVSESYSGYRKIIRQTTIGSEPLTLPPITFTTTALWMVIDQEIIAKISNETCDIPGTLHGAEHALIAMTPFFVLCDRWDLGGLSTAIDHQTGSSTIYIYDGYEGGVGLAERAYELFGDISRIAANLVAECRCASGCPACIHSPKCGNDNQPLDKAGTIMLLKKLAGL